The following proteins are co-located in the Chlamydiota bacterium genome:
- a CDS encoding UpxY family transcription antiterminator, producing MDSLIQERFQELPNGSVLEVPSSRVLSSREEIFDYNFSDLDLDPMWFTPFWYALYTRSRHEKFLSQELQKKGIECFLPLRKIKKQWSDRRIIIEEPLFRSYIFVHFPFINRDKILNTKGAVRFVGDRDEIAVQVPEAEILAIQKFVEEEIRIDPFPYLKVGEPVRVKSGPFKGVEGFVVRKDKNCRLVVSFDLIMKSISIEIDEANIEMI from the coding sequence ATGGATTCTCTGATTCAAGAACGTTTTCAAGAGTTGCCTAATGGGTCGGTATTAGAAGTCCCTTCATCTCGAGTTTTATCTTCCCGCGAGGAGATTTTCGATTATAATTTTTCTGATTTGGATCTTGACCCGATGTGGTTTACCCCTTTTTGGTATGCGCTTTATACACGGTCCCGTCATGAGAAATTTCTGAGTCAAGAATTGCAAAAAAAGGGGATTGAATGTTTTCTTCCTCTGCGCAAAATCAAAAAGCAATGGTCGGATCGGAGAATCATCATTGAAGAACCTCTATTTAGAAGTTACATTTTTGTTCACTTTCCTTTTATCAATCGCGATAAAATTTTAAATACCAAAGGAGCTGTTCGTTTTGTTGGAGATAGAGATGAGATTGCTGTTCAAGTTCCTGAGGCAGAGATTTTGGCGATTCAAAAATTTGTTGAAGAGGAGATTCGAATCGACCCCTTTCCCTATTTAAAAGTTGGAGAGCCTGTTCGAGTGAAGTCGGGTCCCTTTAAAGGGGTAGAAGGTTTTGTGGTGAGAAAGGATAAAAATTGTCGTTTGGTGGTTTCATTTGATCTCATTATGAAGTCCATATCGATCGAGATTGATGAAGCAAATATTGAGATGATATGA
- a CDS encoding ABC transporter permease produces MTFFMMFRDNFKVSCQMLLSHKLRSILSIIGIVFGILALLVTLAIGEGTRRKIMKTVESMGANLIYVSARPTLQEGGHLDYLPLTEAEGERLSQLKGISAYAPTLSSALLMRIENVDRAMTVEGVTSSYQIVRELKMASGRFLADQDLENQKRVVVIGSDLARELFHSQNPLRQILHIWEGSFQIVGVLEKKGRTVGVDFDHQILMPLSSLQEIQGHFREIQGIWIRAQESDLTQQVMDQTRRLLNRQDIEIWNQEALLSQKSRMTRAFQWALGAIAFVSLLIGGIGMMNVLLVSVAERVKEIGLRKAVGATSWDILFQFIFESLFLTFMGAGIGILLGIWVGDSVAWSLNVWLPGTERWEAVFSWNTVGAALHFTLWMGLIFGLYPASKASRLDPCEALSYL; encoded by the coding sequence ATGACATTTTTTATGATGTTTAGGGACAATTTCAAAGTTTCTTGCCAAATGCTTTTGTCTCATAAATTGAGGTCGATTTTAAGCATTATTGGAATTGTTTTTGGAATATTGGCTCTTTTGGTGACCTTGGCGATTGGGGAGGGAACACGGCGTAAAATCATGAAAACGGTTGAGTCCATGGGGGCCAATTTGATTTATGTATCGGCTCGTCCCACTTTGCAAGAGGGAGGACATTTAGACTATTTGCCCTTGACTGAAGCCGAGGGTGAACGCCTGTCTCAATTGAAAGGGATTTCAGCTTATGCCCCAACTTTAAGTTCGGCTTTATTGATGAGAATCGAGAATGTGGATCGGGCCATGACCGTGGAAGGGGTGACATCCTCTTATCAAATAGTGCGGGAATTAAAAATGGCATCGGGCCGATTTTTGGCGGATCAAGATTTGGAAAATCAGAAGAGAGTAGTCGTTATCGGTTCAGATTTGGCAAGAGAACTTTTTCACTCTCAGAACCCGTTAAGGCAAATTCTTCATATCTGGGAAGGAAGTTTTCAAATTGTTGGGGTCTTGGAGAAAAAGGGCAGAACGGTCGGGGTCGATTTTGATCATCAGATTTTAATGCCTCTTTCTTCTTTACAGGAGATTCAAGGGCATTTTCGGGAAATTCAAGGGATATGGATTCGGGCCCAGGAGTCCGATTTAACGCAACAAGTGATGGATCAAACGCGACGTCTTTTAAATCGTCAAGATATCGAGATTTGGAATCAGGAGGCCCTTCTTTCACAGAAAAGTCGAATGACGCGAGCTTTTCAATGGGCGCTCGGGGCCATTGCTTTTGTGAGTCTTTTGATTGGGGGAATTGGGATGATGAATGTTCTTTTAGTTTCAGTTGCAGAGCGGGTGAAAGAAATTGGTCTTCGCAAGGCTGTGGGCGCAACATCGTGGGATATTTTGTTTCAATTTATATTTGAGTCACTCTTTTTGACTTTTATGGGGGCCGGAATTGGAATTTTGTTAGGGATTTGGGTGGGAGATTCTGTGGCATGGTCTTTGAATGTGTGGCTTCCAGGGACTGAGAGGTGGGAGGCCGTATTTTCTTGGAATACCGTGGGGGCAGCCCTTCATTTTACCCTTTGGATGGGACTGATCTTTGGCCTTTATCCAGCCTCCAAGGCGTCCCGTTTAGATCCTTGCGAGGCCCTTTCGTATCTTTAG
- a CDS encoding ABC transporter ATP-binding protein encodes MQTAILKEFSTLSKPISKKPPRSVLVSLKAVSKTFFLAQKKVEALKSITLEVYDGEFISVLGPSGSGKSTLLHILGFLARPSEGAVVFRGENISSLGEKKLASLRSQKIGFVFQSFHLLPTLSALENVELPLIYQHVGFKTRRARALEALEKVNLLDRQDHFPRQLSGGECQRVAIARALVSSPSLILADEPTGNLDSQTGKEILEVLKTFHQKGVTLVLVTHDASIAHEAERKIYLRDGRMEK; translated from the coding sequence ATGCAAACAGCCATTCTAAAAGAATTTTCTACCCTGTCGAAGCCTATTTCAAAAAAACCTCCTCGTTCAGTTCTGGTTTCTTTAAAAGCGGTTTCCAAAACCTTTTTTCTAGCTCAGAAAAAGGTGGAAGCGCTTAAAAGTATTACCCTTGAGGTTTATGATGGAGAATTTATTTCTGTTTTAGGGCCGAGTGGATCTGGAAAAAGTACGCTTCTTCATATTTTAGGATTTCTGGCCCGTCCGAGTGAAGGAGCGGTTGTTTTTAGAGGTGAAAATATTTCTTCATTAGGAGAGAAAAAGTTGGCCTCTCTTCGGAGTCAGAAAATAGGTTTTGTTTTTCAATCCTTTCATTTGTTGCCGACTCTTTCAGCTTTAGAAAATGTTGAGCTCCCCTTGATTTATCAGCATGTAGGGTTCAAAACAAGAAGGGCAAGAGCGTTGGAGGCTCTGGAGAAAGTGAACCTTCTTGATCGACAGGATCATTTTCCAAGACAATTATCAGGAGGAGAGTGCCAGAGAGTTGCGATTGCGCGGGCCTTGGTCAGTTCTCCTTCCCTGATCTTAGCGGATGAACCCACTGGAAATTTGGACAGCCAGACGGGAAAAGAGATTTTGGAAGTGTTAAAGACCTTTCATCAAAAGGGCGTAACGCTTGTCCTGGTGACACACGATGCTTCCATTGCCCATGAGGCCGAGCGGAAGATCTATTTAAGAGATGGAAGAATGGAAAAATAG
- a CDS encoding HlyD family efflux transporter periplasmic adaptor subunit, with product MWWILPIGVLGISGFWISQSFHEPVSDLIKGQVIYGDIRQVVRGVGILDAKDVISLKASFPGILEKVYCEKGQTLHKDVLLFKIKNEGFSQDMRLLKAKIEQAKAELKRVQSPSENTSLFEAKEALEKAERSSEETKKEFHDEKELYEKGFISKKSLDEFENKFETAEREATLAVKRYETFSKGPSPQEIALKKAELYKMRSEWKHLKEQWKGHEVKASFDAWVVDILKKEGDTLSLGDGIVNLVNTEDPWVVQSEVYEGDVHKIKKGDTAWVKLLGESERREAKVTEVSLVAKSFANTRKFSVQLSLEKQIEGPVRLGVGADYEILRDERIHVLTLPIQFVVRKAEETGVWTLKNSKKEFRPIKTGMSDDVQIEIVEGLKEGEEVVLPSEENQISKVKNQN from the coding sequence ATGTGGTGGATTCTTCCCATTGGTGTTCTTGGCATTTCGGGATTTTGGATTTCTCAATCTTTTCATGAACCGGTCTCAGATTTAATCAAGGGACAAGTCATCTATGGAGATATTCGTCAAGTGGTTCGTGGGGTCGGTATTTTGGATGCAAAGGATGTGATTTCGTTAAAGGCCAGTTTCCCCGGCATTTTAGAAAAGGTCTATTGTGAAAAAGGACAAACGCTTCATAAAGATGTACTCCTTTTTAAAATTAAAAATGAGGGTTTTAGCCAGGATATGAGGCTTCTGAAGGCAAAGATTGAACAAGCTAAAGCGGAGTTAAAACGTGTTCAATCCCCTTCAGAAAATACTTCTTTATTCGAAGCCAAAGAGGCTTTAGAAAAAGCCGAGCGGTCATCCGAGGAAACAAAAAAGGAATTTCACGATGAGAAAGAGCTTTATGAAAAAGGGTTTATTTCTAAAAAAAGTTTAGATGAGTTTGAAAATAAATTTGAGACGGCCGAGCGAGAGGCTACTTTAGCGGTTAAAAGGTATGAGACGTTTTCCAAGGGGCCCTCACCTCAAGAGATTGCCTTAAAAAAGGCCGAGCTTTATAAAATGAGATCGGAATGGAAGCATCTTAAGGAGCAATGGAAGGGACATGAAGTGAAGGCCTCTTTTGATGCTTGGGTGGTGGATATTTTGAAAAAGGAAGGGGATACGCTTTCTCTGGGGGATGGAATTGTCAATTTGGTCAATACTGAGGACCCTTGGGTTGTTCAGAGCGAGGTTTATGAGGGGGATGTTCATAAAATTAAAAAGGGAGACACGGCCTGGGTCAAGCTTTTAGGAGAGAGCGAAAGACGGGAGGCCAAAGTGACGGAGGTTTCTCTGGTTGCAAAAAGCTTTGCCAATACACGTAAATTCTCAGTTCAACTTTCTCTGGAGAAACAAATAGAAGGCCCGGTTCGTCTAGGGGTTGGAGCTGATTATGAAATTTTAAGGGATGAGCGAATTCACGTTCTGACCTTACCTATTCAGTTTGTGGTTCGTAAGGCCGAGGAGACAGGCGTTTGGACCCTGAAGAATAGCAAAAAAGAGTTTAGACCCATTAAAACTGGAATGAGCGATGATGTACAGATTGAGATTGTTGAGGGGCTGAAAGAGGGGGAAGAAGTGGTGCTCCCTAGTGAAGAAAATCAAATATCAAAAGTCAAAAATCAAAATTAA
- a CDS encoding DUF2281 domain-containing protein, whose product MTVSEKITEHVRHLPEPLQAEILDFVEYLESKTEMENNNLWSNLALSQALRGMEEEPFLYSEKTSRRL is encoded by the coding sequence ATGACTGTTAGCGAGAAGATTACAGAACATGTTCGACACTTACCCGAACCTCTTCAAGCTGAAATACTTGACTTTGTCGAGTATTTGGAGAGTAAGACAGAAATGGAAAATAATAATTTGTGGAGTAACCTCGCCCTCTCTCAAGCACTGAGGGGGATGGAGGAAGAACCCTTTCTTTATTCAGAGAAAACTTCCAGGCGTTTATGA
- a CDS encoding FG-GAP repeat protein, translating into MKINKWMGKIMMAFFLALTIEVYAEASEYPAYKLQAQDVDYNNSFGATVSIDKNYAVVGAPYDIQDGLLSVGAAYVYEKQADGSWMLVTKLVPPEVKQQYQYFGSSVSVSGSTLFVGAYAEDISYEGDPTAYNEGAVYVYERISEGEWKNVQKLVTGQSNYQEYGAPLFLDGDQAMVSANYDTNEGSIYAYKRSKNGSWVSYQKIKAKDDDSDNSDRLGRYNVCFSGKKMVVGNPFINNYYGGAYIFTRTATRWLQTASVYPETQKTFTNCGYATGISGNVIAIGEFSEGKVYIYNWDETAWSLVQELSEDGSFGQSISMSGNRMLVGVPNSNSQLVYLYRLVEGQWVEENTYDGGSDEGYFGEAVEIRGTRAIIGASTYPNDIPNGAAYIVELEE; encoded by the coding sequence ATGAAAATAAACAAATGGATGGGAAAGATTATGATGGCTTTTTTTTTAGCTTTAACGATAGAGGTATATGCCGAGGCGTCAGAATATCCAGCCTATAAGCTACAAGCACAGGACGTGGATTATAATAATAGCTTTGGAGCAACAGTCTCTATTGATAAGAATTATGCAGTTGTGGGGGCACCTTATGATATTCAAGATGGACTTTTAAGTGTTGGAGCTGCTTACGTTTACGAAAAACAGGCTGATGGGTCTTGGATGCTTGTCACAAAGCTGGTTCCTCCTGAAGTTAAGCAACAATATCAGTATTTTGGGTCTTCCGTCTCAGTCAGCGGATCGACCCTATTTGTAGGAGCTTATGCTGAGGATATTTCCTATGAAGGGGATCCAACGGCTTACAACGAAGGTGCCGTTTATGTCTATGAACGAATTTCGGAAGGGGAGTGGAAAAATGTTCAAAAACTGGTTACGGGGCAATCCAATTACCAAGAGTATGGAGCGCCTCTTTTCTTGGATGGAGATCAGGCCATGGTCAGTGCCAACTATGATACCAATGAAGGCTCCATTTATGCGTACAAACGCTCTAAAAATGGAAGTTGGGTTTCTTATCAAAAAATCAAGGCAAAAGATGATGATTCAGACAATAGTGATCGTTTGGGAAGGTATAACGTTTGCTTTAGTGGGAAAAAGATGGTTGTAGGAAATCCTTTTATAAATAACTACTATGGAGGTGCATACATTTTTACGAGGACCGCGACGCGATGGTTGCAAACAGCTTCGGTTTATCCAGAGACTCAAAAGACTTTCACAAACTGTGGATATGCCACTGGAATTTCTGGTAACGTCATTGCTATAGGAGAGTTTTCTGAGGGTAAAGTCTATATTTATAATTGGGATGAGACTGCATGGAGCCTTGTTCAGGAGTTGTCAGAAGATGGATCCTTTGGACAAAGCATTTCGATGAGTGGAAATAGGATGCTTGTGGGAGTCCCTAATTCTAATTCCCAATTGGTTTACCTCTATCGTTTGGTAGAGGGTCAGTGGGTAGAGGAAAATACTTATGACGGAGGTTCTGATGAGGGATATTTTGGAGAAGCAGTCGAGATAAGGGGCACAAGGGCAATCATTGGTGCTTCTACCTACCCAAATGATATCCCAAATGGGGCGGCCTATATTGTTGAGTTAGAGGAATAG
- a CDS encoding TolC family protein → MKFSKVFLSSSFAVLAFLSVLTYSAHAKFYGMDELVDRSIKVSQDLKLMDEDIERAQEELKVAKTAYWPKLSLQGNLGVDLFSLGSFELDRNAGSNLILDWNFFQNGWVTYRIEQAKAQVEISRLHRQSRELELAYQMKVLICEALQKEAELNLQLEEFQLIEKTREKAQVELRQERLRRADFLKTQVQFFDHKNLLEKLKREYQKLLQKLKERSDLSDMEGIDNPLGEEEQNPLSKEVLIDKALLHRVEIREAEIQWDLSRKAVKVAKLGRWPRLDLFAGNAFALDDLEREGDSFQFRTGVIARYPLYDGGEIKLQISLAEMAERKAQFQWKEAKRRVSEEVEEAYDEWMNAKVNLESGMQEKNFIQEEVGKAEAEFKKDRLSPYEWEEAQLNLKRSELRLLALRLEVWKAKARLAKGVGVGSH, encoded by the coding sequence GTGAAATTTTCTAAAGTTTTTCTTTCCTCAAGTTTTGCCGTGCTTGCTTTTCTTTCTGTTTTAACTTATTCGGCCCATGCAAAATTTTATGGAATGGATGAATTGGTGGATCGATCTATTAAGGTTTCTCAAGACTTAAAATTAATGGATGAGGATATTGAAAGGGCCCAAGAGGAATTGAAGGTGGCAAAAACGGCCTATTGGCCCAAGCTCTCCCTACAGGGAAATTTAGGGGTTGACCTTTTTTCTCTGGGAAGTTTTGAATTGGATCGCAATGCGGGGTCCAATCTCATTTTGGATTGGAATTTTTTTCAGAATGGATGGGTGACTTATCGCATTGAGCAGGCCAAGGCCCAGGTTGAAATTTCGAGGCTCCATCGACAGAGTCGTGAGCTTGAGCTGGCTTATCAGATGAAGGTTCTAATTTGTGAGGCCCTGCAAAAAGAGGCGGAGCTTAACCTTCAGTTGGAGGAGTTTCAATTAATTGAAAAGACGCGGGAAAAGGCTCAGGTCGAATTGAGGCAAGAAAGGTTAAGGCGGGCTGATTTTCTCAAAACTCAAGTTCAATTTTTTGATCATAAAAATTTGCTAGAAAAATTAAAAAGAGAATATCAGAAGCTGCTCCAGAAATTAAAAGAGCGTTCTGACCTTTCGGATATGGAAGGGATTGATAATCCCCTTGGAGAAGAGGAACAAAATCCTCTTTCGAAGGAGGTCTTGATCGATAAAGCTCTTCTTCATCGGGTTGAAATTCGAGAGGCCGAGATTCAATGGGACTTAAGTCGAAAGGCGGTTAAGGTCGCCAAACTCGGGCGTTGGCCTCGACTCGATCTTTTTGCGGGAAATGCCTTTGCCTTGGATGATTTAGAAAGGGAGGGGGATTCGTTTCAATTTCGCACCGGAGTGATTGCGCGTTATCCTTTGTATGATGGGGGGGAGATCAAATTACAGATTTCTCTTGCCGAAATGGCTGAAAGGAAAGCGCAATTTCAATGGAAGGAGGCGAAGAGAAGAGTGAGTGAGGAAGTTGAAGAGGCGTATGACGAATGGATGAATGCCAAAGTTAACTTAGAATCGGGGATGCAGGAAAAGAATTTTATTCAAGAGGAAGTTGGAAAAGCTGAAGCAGAATTTAAAAAGGACCGGCTTTCCCCTTATGAATGGGAAGAGGCTCAGTTAAATTTAAAAAGATCAGAGCTTCGTCTTCTCGCCCTGAGATTAGAGGTGTGGAAGGCCAAGGCTCGTTTGGCAAAAGGGGTGGGTGTGGGATCGCATTAA
- a CDS encoding complex I NDUFA9 subunit family protein → MILLTGSTGFLGQNLLPHLKEKGYAVRCLIRQNSSTECLKNFCEDKVIGDILDESSLKYSMRGIDTVIHLAGIRMEIGNVNFESIFYLGTRHIVDVAKAAGVKRFIFLSTFGARPKAKSRFHHYKWLAEEYLKHSGLKYTVLRPTIIYGPHDHFVTKWMRKLKNLPIVPILGRGKNLIQPIGVEDVIQCILKSLTDPTKEGITYELAGPDRLSFREIVRQIGIFIGHKRKLFHWPLSLVKFFAHLSEFLLPHPPFTRDELWRWMEDRTSDHHKIEKEFQIKLTPFKEGLKQYFGPKL, encoded by the coding sequence ATGATCCTTCTTACAGGCTCAACAGGATTTTTAGGACAAAACCTTTTACCTCACCTTAAAGAAAAGGGTTATGCTGTCCGATGCCTCATTCGCCAAAACTCCTCGACCGAATGCCTCAAAAATTTTTGCGAAGACAAAGTCATTGGCGATATTTTGGATGAATCCTCGCTCAAATATTCTATGCGAGGAATTGACACCGTCATTCACTTGGCAGGAATCCGAATGGAAATAGGAAATGTCAACTTCGAATCCATCTTCTATTTGGGCACACGTCATATCGTCGATGTTGCAAAAGCAGCCGGCGTCAAGCGATTCATTTTCTTAAGCACCTTTGGCGCTCGACCCAAGGCGAAAAGCCGATTCCATCATTATAAATGGCTTGCTGAGGAATACCTCAAACACAGCGGTCTTAAATACACCGTATTGCGCCCTACGATCATTTATGGTCCTCACGACCATTTTGTAACAAAATGGATGAGAAAACTGAAAAACCTGCCCATCGTCCCCATCCTCGGACGAGGGAAAAATCTGATTCAACCGATTGGTGTTGAAGATGTTATTCAGTGTATTCTCAAAAGCTTAACAGACCCTACAAAAGAAGGAATCACTTATGAATTGGCAGGACCCGATCGCCTGAGCTTTAGAGAAATTGTGCGCCAGATTGGAATTTTTATCGGTCACAAACGAAAACTTTTCCACTGGCCGCTTTCTCTGGTGAAATTTTTTGCTCATCTGAGCGAATTCCTTCTTCCCCATCCCCCCTTCACACGAGACGAGCTTTGGCGCTGGATGGAAGACCGCACCTCGGATCATCACAAAATTGAAAAGGAATTCCAAATCAAACTAACCCCTTTTAAAGAGGGATTAAAGCAGTATTTTGGACCAAAATTATAG
- a CDS encoding methylmalonyl-CoA mutase, which produces MEMENEGKITSYSGIPLKLFYDPGEPPSPQEFPGEYPYTRGISSSGYRTQFWTMRQFSGFGSSKDSNQRLKYLLKSGQTGLSIAFDLPTLLGLDSDDPQSHGEVGKDGVAIDSIEDMEELFKGISLDQISTSMTVNAPASIIWAMFLCVTRKKGVSWRRLRGTIQNDILKEYMAQNTYIFPVKPALRLIGDMIEFAVKEVPRWYPISISGYHIREAGATAVQELAFTLADAKRYVELGLERGLKVDQFAHRLSFFLNSHNDFFEEIAKFRAARRMWAKILKEEFGAKNEKTLLMRLHVQTAGCSLTSVQPENNMMRTTLQALAAVLGGTQSLHTNSMDEALALPTQKAVKIALRTQQIIAHESNIPWVTDPLGGSYYLESLTNKIEEKVKCILDDIKELGGVEEGIRQGWFQKEIAESSFQYQKQVEKEERVIVGVNRFKEGKASKMSILKVDPSVEKIQKARLRQLKKSRSAQVVQKALDQIRRGAQSKENLIPIFMEAIEARATLGEMIRMLKDVFGEYHE; this is translated from the coding sequence ATGGAAATGGAAAATGAAGGGAAAATCACAAGTTATTCGGGGATTCCTCTGAAGCTTTTTTATGATCCTGGTGAACCTCCTTCGCCTCAGGAGTTTCCGGGAGAATATCCTTACACCCGTGGCATCTCTTCATCTGGATATCGTACTCAATTCTGGACCATGCGCCAGTTTTCTGGATTTGGTTCTTCCAAGGACTCCAATCAAAGATTGAAATACCTTTTAAAGAGTGGGCAAACAGGGCTTTCCATTGCGTTTGATTTACCGACCCTTTTGGGATTGGATTCTGATGACCCCCAATCCCATGGTGAAGTTGGAAAAGATGGGGTTGCGATTGACTCCATTGAGGATATGGAAGAGCTTTTTAAGGGAATTAGCCTTGATCAAATCTCGACTTCGATGACGGTGAATGCCCCCGCCTCCATTATTTGGGCGATGTTTCTTTGTGTGACTCGAAAAAAGGGGGTTTCTTGGCGCAGGTTACGGGGGACGATTCAAAACGATATTTTAAAAGAATATATGGCTCAAAATACTTATATTTTCCCGGTCAAACCAGCGCTTCGATTGATTGGGGACATGATCGAGTTTGCTGTAAAAGAGGTGCCTCGTTGGTACCCGATTTCGATCAGTGGATACCATATTCGAGAGGCGGGGGCAACGGCTGTTCAAGAATTGGCTTTTACGCTTGCCGATGCTAAACGATATGTGGAGTTAGGACTTGAGCGGGGTTTAAAGGTCGATCAATTTGCGCATCGGTTGAGTTTTTTCTTAAATTCTCATAATGATTTTTTTGAAGAGATTGCGAAATTCAGAGCGGCGCGGCGGATGTGGGCCAAAATTTTAAAAGAGGAATTCGGGGCCAAAAATGAAAAAACATTGCTCATGAGACTTCATGTTCAGACGGCAGGATGCAGCCTCACATCCGTTCAGCCCGAGAATAATATGATGCGAACCACCCTTCAAGCCCTAGCGGCGGTTCTTGGAGGAACCCAGTCGCTTCATACGAATTCTATGGATGAAGCCTTGGCCCTTCCAACCCAAAAGGCTGTAAAAATTGCGCTTCGAACGCAACAGATCATTGCCCATGAGAGCAATATTCCTTGGGTGACTGATCCTTTGGGCGGATCGTATTATCTGGAATCTTTGACCAACAAAATTGAAGAAAAAGTAAAATGCATTTTGGATGACATCAAAGAACTGGGAGGCGTGGAAGAGGGGATTCGTCAAGGTTGGTTTCAAAAAGAAATTGCGGAGAGTTCTTTTCAATATCAAAAACAAGTTGAAAAAGAAGAGCGGGTGATTGTAGGGGTCAATCGTTTCAAAGAGGGAAAGGCCTCCAAAATGAGTATTTTAAAGGTTGATCCCTCTGTGGAAAAAATTCAAAAGGCCCGTTTGCGTCAATTGAAAAAATCGAGATCCGCTCAGGTCGTTCAGAAAGCGCTGGATCAGATTCGCCGGGGGGCCCAGTCCAAAGAAAATCTGATTCCCATTTTTATGGAGGCGATTGAGGCTCGTGCCACATTGGGTGAAATGATTCGGATGCTTAAAGATGTGTTTGGGGAATATCATGAGTGA